In one window of Henckelia pumila isolate YLH828 chromosome 1, ASM3356847v2, whole genome shotgun sequence DNA:
- the LOC140876231 gene encoding uncharacterized protein encodes MAVTPVQYAVVVAILGSASFILGVLAELKKPAAGEVITGKEVVICKYPSDPSVVFGYASFGLLLAAAITGYQSLFYPYKGKSIPKAALFGSSWCTSFLFVSVANTIFAAIFLLWPTITEQLLHTRNIHSDLDYECPTAATGLLGGGAFVSLNASLFWLVSLMLTSNVRDDYFEDAQTQETI; translated from the exons ATGGCAGTAACTCCGGTACAATATGCTGTGGTTGTGGCCATCCTAGGCAGTGCATCCTTCATTCTTGGCGTTCTGGCAGAACTTAAAAAA CCAGCAGCAGGAGAGGTGATCACAGGGAAAGAAGTAGTGATCTGCAAATACCCGTCGGATCCCTCCGTAGTCTTCGGATACGCCTCTTTCGGGCTCCTCCTGGCCGCCGCCATTACTGGATATCAGTCCTTGTTCTATCCCTACAAGGGCAAATCAATCCCCAAGGCTGCACTCTTTGGCAGCAGTTGGTGCACCTCATTCTTATTTGTTTCAGT GGCAAACACCATCTTTGCCGCGATTTTCTTGCTATGGCCGACGATAACGGAGCAACTTCTCCACACGAGAAACATCCACTCCGACCTTGATTACGAGTGCCCGACTGCTGCGACGGGTCTACTTGGTGGTGGTGCGTTTGTGTCCCTCAATGCATCTCTCTTCTGGTTGGTGTCTCTTATGCTGACCTCAAATGTCCGCGACGATTACTTCGAGGACGCCCAAACACAAGAGACCATATGA